The Synechococcales cyanobacterium T60_A2020_003 genome includes the window CGGGGAGAACTGGTGGATTCGGTGGAAGGGGTGTTGAGTCGTCCTCAGCTTGAACAGATGTTGTCGGCGCATCTGCTCAAGGTTCCCGTACCCTAGCCACATCCCGTAGATCAATCCTTAATTTGTGCCAATCTACAACGTTAAGACCCTTAGTGAGGAGGTGCTGCAATGTTAAAAGCCAAAGATGTTATGAACCCGAAAATCGTCACGATCAGCGGTGCATCCACGGTTGCCGACGCTGTGAGCTTGATGAAGGGGCACAAAATCCATACGCTGATTGTGGATCGACGCAACCTGGACGATCCCTACGGCATCGTGACTGAAACGGATGTGGTGTACAAAGTTGCAGCCTATGGTCTGGATCCGTGGAAGGTTCGCGTGTATGAGATCATGACCAAGCCGTGCATTGTCGTCAGTCCCGATTTAGGCCTAGAGTACGTGGCTCGTCTGTTTGCAAACACCGGGATTCACCAAGCGCCCGTGATTGAGGGCGAGTTGCTAGGGGTCATTTCCATTGGTGATCTGCTGCATAAGAGCCACTTGGTTGAAAGGCCGCGCCGCTTGTATATCGAGGATGAAATTGAGGCCGCTCGCGACTATGCCCGCCAAGTGGCTGCCGAAAAGGGAGAAACGTCTTCCGAAGCGGCGGCGGCCTGGGATGTGGTCGAAGAACTCCAAGCCGAAGTCTCCCATCGTCGGGAGCAAACAACACCCCCTAAGAAAACCGCCTTTCAGCTCTACTGTGAAGCGAATCCCGATGCGCCAGAATGCCGAGTCTACGATGATTAATGCGCTGGCTCTGTAGACCTAATGTTCCACGTCCACACGGTTAGGCCACCTGGCGATCGCTGGGTGGTTTCTCACCATCACCGGACGGGGCGGGGTATGACTCAACATCTGTACGGTTCATCTGTGACTGCGTTGGAATCTGGCCATGAACTTTTTTGATAAGCTCAACGGTGCGATCGCCCATCACCAAAGTCTGCTTTGCGTTCGGCTCGACCCCGATCCAGATCTATGGAACAGGTCAAAACGGTCAGAGAACGGGGCACAAAACAGGGCGATCGCGCAAGTTTCAGATACCAACGCCGCACCCTTAACGGATTGGAAAACGCAGCTCCATCGGCTCATTGAGCAAACCGCAGAGGTCGTCTGTGCCTACAAAATCATCCCAGAGTTTTACCTGGCTCTGGGCGCAGCGGGAATTACCCTACTCCGAGAGGTTCTGCATAAAATCCCCTCGGATATTCCCGTGATCTTGGATGCCAAATACGCTCACCTCAACACCAGCCCTATCTTTGCCGAAACCATCTTTCGAGAGTGGGAGGTGGATGCTGTCACCCTCAGTCCCTTTGCGGGGCAAGATCAGGTGGCTCCATTTTTGGTTTATCCCGACAAGGCCGTTTTTGTGCTGGGGGTCACCGCTAATCCTTCGGCTCCGGTGCTGCAAACCTATCCCGCACCAGAAACCCCCTTTTATCTAAAACTGGTGCAAGAAGCCAAAACCTGGGGCACGCCGGATCAGGTGGGGCTAGAAGTGGGAGCGAGTCCAGAGGTGCTGGCTCGCATCCGCACAATTATGTCAGAGCGATCGCTGCTGGTGCAGGACACCTGGACGGATGAGACCGAACTGCAAGAACTGCTCAGGGTAGGACTCAATTCCAATGGGGATGGCTTGATCCTGTTGGCTCCGAAGGAACTCCTGGCCTTGCCGGATCCAAAACCAGAGCTTCAAGCCCTATGCCAGCAAATTAACGCCGTCCGAGCAGGGGCGATCGCCCATCCGCCCAGTTGCGATGTCTGGTTGCCGAGTCAGGCGTTTCCCCATCGCCATCCCCACGAAGACTTGATTGTGCAGCTTTTTGATATTGGCTGTCTTCAGTTTGGGGAGTATGTACAGGCATCGGGCGCAACCTTTCCCTACTACATTGACCTTCGTACGATCATTTCTAACCCTCAG containing:
- the pyrE gene encoding orotate phosphoribosyltransferase; the encoded protein is MNFFDKLNGAIAHHQSLLCVRLDPDPDLWNRSKRSENGAQNRAIAQVSDTNAAPLTDWKTQLHRLIEQTAEVVCAYKIIPEFYLALGAAGITLLREVLHKIPSDIPVILDAKYAHLNTSPIFAETIFREWEVDAVTLSPFAGQDQVAPFLVYPDKAVFVLGVTANPSAPVLQTYPAPETPFYLKLVQEAKTWGTPDQVGLEVGASPEVLARIRTIMSERSLLVQDTWTDETELQELLRVGLNSNGDGLILLAPKELLALPDPKPELQALCQQINAVRAGAIAHPPSCDVWLPSQAFPHRHPHEDLIVQLFDIGCLQFGEYVQASGATFPYYIDLRTIISNPQIFDAVISAYAEILQTLTFDRIAGIPYGSLPTATGLSLRLGYPMIFPRKEVKAHGTRRLVEGEFLADETVVVVDDILISGKSAIEGAEKLQSVGLKVSDIVVFIDHGNGV
- a CDS encoding CBS domain-containing protein, with the translated sequence MLKAKDVMNPKIVTISGASTVADAVSLMKGHKIHTLIVDRRNLDDPYGIVTETDVVYKVAAYGLDPWKVRVYEIMTKPCIVVSPDLGLEYVARLFANTGIHQAPVIEGELLGVISIGDLLHKSHLVERPRRLYIEDEIEAARDYARQVAAEKGETSSEAAAAWDVVEELQAEVSHRREQTTPPKKTAFQLYCEANPDAPECRVYDD